The DNA window CGCTCACCGACTTCGGGCAGTTCATCATCCAGGGCGTCGCGGCGCTGGCGATGATCTGGGTGGTGCTGGACCGGCTCGGCGGCGTCTCGGGCCTGGGCACCCTCTGGCACCGGCTGCCCGAGGGGCACGGCCACCCGCTGGTCGGGCCGTACACCGCCGGCTTCCTCAGCGCCTATGTGGTGGTCAAGATCTTCGAGTACAACGGCGGCATGTGGAACCTGGCCCAGCGCTATATGGCCACCGACTCCCCCGCCGCCGCCCGCCGCTCGGCCGGCCTCTCCGCGCTGCTCTATGTGATCTGGCCCGCCGTGCTGCTCCTCCCGCCCGTCGCCGCACCGGTCCTGATGCCGCATGTGGCCCAGCCGCAGCAGGTGTACGCCCTGATGGCCAAGGACTACCTGCCCGCCGGGCTGGTCGGCCTCACCCTCGCCGGGATGTTCTCCCACACCATGGCGATGGCCTCGTCCGACGCCAACGCCATCTCGGCGGTGGTCACCCGCGACATCATCCCGGTACTCACCCGCCGGTTCCGATCCCTGACGAGCCGTCCCATGACCACCCAGGCGGGACTGCTCACCGCCCGGGTGTGCACGGTCGTCTTCATCACCGTCAGCATGCTGGTCGCCATCGAGGCCGACCACTTCGGCGGCGTCCTGGGCATCATCGTCGGCCTGGTCGCGGCCGTGATGGGGCCCATCTCCATCCCGATGCTGCTGGGCCTGCTGCCCGCCTTCCGCCGGTGCGGCGCCGTGGCCGCGCTGGCCTCCTGGGCGCTCGGCCTGCTGGGCTACGTCCTGGTGAGGTTTGTGATCGGCAGCACCGACCAGACCGCCGTGATCGCCACCCCGCTGATCACCTCACTGGTGGTGTACATCGGCGCCGGGCTGCTGCGCCCCGAGCCCAACCCGGCGGCGGACGCCATCGTCGCGGCCGTCTCGCCGGGCTCCGACGGCGACTCCCCGGCTCCGGCGGCGGGGCAGGTCACCGCCCCGTCGGGCACGGGCGACTGAGCCGACCCGCGTTCCCGCACCTCCGAAACCTTTCGTTCCTGACACCCCATTGCCACCCCGGCACACTCTCGCCAAGATTTGTCAGGGCAGTTGGCAAATTCCTAGGGAGCCGCATGAACAGGCATCTTCCACAACAGGTGAGCCGCAGGTCGGCGCTGGGGCTCGGGCTCGGGCTCACCGCCCTGGCCACTCCCCTGGGCTCGGCGCTCGGGCTCTCCGGCGAGGCATGGGCGGCCCCGTCCGGCGTCGGCCAGAGCCGGGCGACCGACTCCGGGTCCTATATCTCCTTCACCCCGAGATCGGGCTCCTTCCCCCTCGTCCGGGCGGGCCGGGCGGTACCCCTGGTGGTCAGCTCCGGCGACCACCAGGGCGTCATACGGGTGGTCGGCGACCTCCAGGCCGACATCGAGCGGGTCACCGGCATCCGCCCCGCCGTGTCGCGCGACGCACTGCCCCGGCAGCGCGAGATCGCCATCGTCGGCACCCTCGGCCGCAGCCCGCTGATCGACCGTCTGGTGGCCGAGCGCAAGCT is part of the Peterkaempfera bronchialis genome and encodes:
- a CDS encoding sodium:solute symporter family protein — encoded protein: MAWLDWSALGGYFVVMLLIGLWSHRRISDVSDYFTGGGRMPWWLSGVSHHMSGYSAAVFVAYAAVAYSYGITVYVWAFLPLALGTGLGAWLFAPRWNRLRQRYAVASPLEYLAKRYNVPTQQALAWSGALLKVFDVAAKWASVAVLLQVFTGLSMNVGILLTGVVTLLYCTVGGLWADALTDFGQFIIQGVAALAMIWVVLDRLGGVSGLGTLWHRLPEGHGHPLVGPYTAGFLSAYVVVKIFEYNGGMWNLAQRYMATDSPAAARRSAGLSALLYVIWPAVLLLPPVAAPVLMPHVAQPQQVYALMAKDYLPAGLVGLTLAGMFSHTMAMASSDANAISAVVTRDIIPVLTRRFRSLTSRPMTTQAGLLTARVCTVVFITVSMLVAIEADHFGGVLGIIVGLVAAVMGPISIPMLLGLLPAFRRCGAVAALASWALGLLGYVLVRFVIGSTDQTAVIATPLITSLVVYIGAGLLRPEPNPAADAIVAAVSPGSDGDSPAPAAGQVTAPSGTGD